Proteins encoded together in one Staphylococcus aureus window:
- the upp gene encoding uracil phosphoribosyltransferase has product MSKVHVFDHPLIQHKLSYIRDVNTGTKEFRELVDEVGMLMAYEVTRDLELQDVDIETPVTKMTAKRLAGKKLAIVPILRAGLGMTDGILSLVPAARVGHIGLYRDPETLKAVEYFAKLPQDITERQIIVVDPMLATGASAIEAITSLKKRGAKNIRFMCLIAAPEGVEKMHEAHPDVDIYIAALDEKLNDKAYITPGLGDAGDRLFGTK; this is encoded by the coding sequence ATGAGTAAAGTACACGTTTTCGATCATCCATTAATTCAACACAAACTAAGCTATATTAGAGATGTAAATACAGGTACTAAAGAATTTAGAGAACTTGTAGACGAAGTTGGTATGTTGATGGCATATGAAGTAACTAGAGACTTAGAGCTTCAGGATGTTGATATTGAAACGCCTGTAACTAAAATGACGGCTAAACGATTAGCTGGTAAAAAATTAGCTATCGTTCCAATTTTAAGAGCTGGTTTAGGTATGACTGATGGTATTTTAAGTTTAGTACCTGCAGCCAGAGTTGGACATATCGGTTTATATCGAGATCCCGAAACATTAAAGGCTGTAGAGTATTTTGCTAAGTTACCTCAAGATATTACTGAAAGACAAATCATTGTTGTTGATCCTATGTTAGCAACAGGCGCATCAGCAATTGAAGCTATTACTTCATTGAAGAAACGTGGCGCTAAAAATATTCGCTTCATGTGTTTAATTGCAGCACCAGAAGGCGTAGAAAAGATGCATGAAGCACATCCAGATGTAGATATTTATATTGCTGCACTTGATGAAAAGCTAAATGACAAAGCATATATCACACCAGGGTTAGGCGACGCTGGAGATAGATTGTTTGGTACTAAATAG
- the glyA gene encoding serine hydroxymethyltransferase, giving the protein MSYITKQDKVIAEAIEREFQRQNSNIELIASENFVSEAVMEAQGSVLTNKYAEGYPGRRYYGGCEFVDVTESIAIDRAKALFGAEHVNVQPHSGSQANMAVYLVALEMGDTVLGMNLSHGGHLTHGAPVNFSGKFYNFVEYGVDKDTERINYDEVRKLALEHKPKLIVAGASAYSRTIDFKKFKEIADEVNAKLMVDMAHIAGLVAAGLHPNPVEYADFVTTTTHKTLRGPRGGMILCKEEYKKDIDKTIFPGIQGGPLEHVIAAKAVAFGEALENNFKTYQQQVVKNAKVLAEALINEGFRIVSGGTDNHLVAVDVKGSIGLTGKEAEETLDSVGITCNKNTIPFDQEKPFVTSGIRLGTPAATTRGFDEKAFEEVAKIISLALKNSKDEEKLQQAKERVAKLTAEYPLYQ; this is encoded by the coding sequence ATGTCTTATATCACCAAGCAAGATAAAGTTATCGCAGAAGCAATCGAGAGAGAATTTCAGAGACAAAATAGCAACATAGAGTTAATCGCATCGGAAAATTTTGTATCGGAAGCGGTTATGGAAGCACAAGGTTCAGTGTTGACTAATAAGTATGCTGAAGGCTATCCAGGACGCCGATATTATGGTGGCTGTGAGTTTGTAGATGTTACTGAAAGCATCGCAATTGATCGTGCTAAAGCATTGTTTGGAGCTGAACATGTCAATGTTCAACCACATTCAGGTTCACAAGCGAACATGGCTGTTTACTTAGTTGCATTAGAAATGGGCGACACAGTTTTAGGTATGAATTTGAGTCATGGTGGTCACTTGACACATGGAGCGCCTGTTAATTTTAGTGGTAAATTCTACAATTTCGTTGAATATGGAGTAGATAAAGACACAGAACGAATCAATTATGATGAAGTTCGTAAATTAGCGTTAGAGCATAAGCCTAAGCTTATTGTGGCAGGAGCATCAGCATATTCAAGAACAATTGACTTCAAAAAGTTTAAAGAAATCGCAGATGAAGTAAACGCTAAGTTAATGGTAGACATGGCACATATTGCAGGATTAGTAGCGGCAGGTTTACATCCAAATCCAGTAGAATATGCTGATTTTGTAACAACTACAACACACAAAACATTACGCGGACCACGTGGTGGTATGATTTTATGTAAGGAAGAATATAAAAAAGACATAGATAAAACAATTTTCCCTGGTATTCAAGGTGGACCTCTTGAGCATGTTATTGCAGCAAAAGCAGTTGCTTTTGGAGAAGCGTTAGAAAATAATTTCAAAACGTATCAACAACAAGTGGTTAAAAACGCAAAAGTTCTTGCAGAAGCATTAATTAATGAAGGATTTAGAATTGTTTCTGGCGGTACAGATAATCACTTAGTAGCTGTTGATGTAAAAGGGTCTATAGGACTTACTGGTAAAGAAGCTGAAGAGACTTTAGATTCAGTTGGTATCACATGTAACAAAAATACCATTCCGTTCGATCAAGAAAAACCTTTTGTAACGAGTGGTATACGTTTAGGTACACCTGCTGCAACAACGCGTGGATTTGATGAAAAAGCTTTTGAGGAAGTTGCAAAAATCATCAGTTTAGCATTGAAAAATAGTAAAGATGAAGAAAAATTACAACAAGCTAAAGAACGCGTTGCGAAATTAACAGCTGAATATCCTCTATATCAATAA
- a CDS encoding TIGR01440 family protein yields the protein MKDLTMLLDELKDMSFFNKGDICLIGCSTSEVIGEKIGTVGSMEVAETIFNALDVVSKETGVTFAFQGCEHINRAITIEKSQYNPLTMEEVSVVPDVHAGGSLATYAFQHMKDPIVVEHITVPCGIDIGQTLIGMHIKHVCVPVRTSVKQVGQAIVTIATSRPKKIGGERAKYQ from the coding sequence ATGAAAGATTTGACAATGTTATTAGACGAATTAAAAGATATGTCCTTTTTTAATAAAGGAGATATATGTTTAATTGGATGTTCAACATCGGAAGTCATTGGCGAAAAAATAGGGACTGTCGGTTCGATGGAAGTTGCAGAAACTATTTTTAATGCATTAGATGTTGTGAGTAAAGAGACAGGCGTTACTTTTGCTTTTCAAGGATGTGAACATATCAACAGAGCGATAACAATAGAAAAATCTCAGTATAATCCATTAACAATGGAAGAAGTTTCCGTCGTTCCAGATGTACATGCTGGAGGGAGTTTGGCAACATACGCTTTTCAGCATATGAAGGATCCGATCGTGGTCGAACATATTACTGTTCCTTGTGGAATTGATATTGGTCAAACGTTAATAGGCATGCATATTAAACATGTATGTGTACCTGTAAGGACCTCAGTAAAGCAAGTAGGACAGGCAATTGTAACTATTGCCACATCTAGGCCGAAAAAGATTGGTGGCGAACGTGCTAAATACCAATAA
- a CDS encoding low molecular weight protein arginine phosphatase — protein MKILFVCTGNTCRSPLAESIAKEVMPNHQFESRGIFAVNNQGVSNYVEDLVEEHHLAETTLSQQFTEADLKADIILTMSYSHKELIEAHFGLQNHVFTLHEYVKEAGEVIDPYGGTKEMYVHTYEELVSLILKLKDIIC, from the coding sequence ATGAAGATTTTATTCGTTTGTACAGGTAACACATGTCGTAGCCCATTAGCGGAAAGTATTGCAAAAGAGGTTATGCCAAATCATCAATTTGAATCAAGAGGTATATTCGCTGTGAACAATCAAGGTGTTTCGAATTATGTTGAAGACTTAGTTGAAGAACATCATTTAGCTGAAACGACCTTATCGCAACAATTTACTGAAGCAGATTTGAAAGCAGATATTATTTTGACGATGTCGTATTCGCACAAAGAATTAATAGAGGCACACTTTGGTTTGCAAAATCATGTTTTCACATTGCATGAATATGTAAAAGAAGCAGGAGAAGTTATAGATCCATACGGTGGAACAAAAGAAATGTATGTACATACCTATGAAGAACTTGTAAGTTTAATTTTAAAATTAAAAGATATTATTTGCTAG
- a CDS encoding L-threonylcarbamoyladenylate synthase has product MDTKIWDVREYNEDLQQYPKINEIKDIVLNGGLIGLPTETVYGLAANATDEEAVAKIYEAKGRPSDNPLIVHIHSKGQLKDFTYTLDPRVEKLMQAFWPGPISFILPLKLGYLCRKVSGGLSSVAVRMPSHSVGRQLLQIINEPLAAPSANLSGRPSPTTFNHVYQDLNGRIDGIVQAEQSEEGLESTVLDCTSFPYKIARPGSITAAMITEILPNSIAHADYNDTEQPIAPGMKYKHYSPNTPLTIITDIESKIGNDGKDWSSIAFIVPSNKVAFIPSEAQFIQLCQDDNDVKQASHNLYDVLHSLDENENISAAYIYGFELNDNTEAIMNRMLKAAGNHIIKGCEL; this is encoded by the coding sequence TTGGATACTAAAATTTGGGATGTTAGAGAATATAATGAAGATTTACAGCAATATCCTAAAATTAATGAAATAAAAGACATTGTTTTAAACGGTGGTTTAATAGGTTTACCAACTGAAACAGTTTATGGACTTGCAGCAAATGCGACAGATGAAGAAGCTGTAGCTAAAATATATGAAGCTAAAGGCCGTCCATCTGACAATCCGCTTATTGTTCATATACACAGTAAAGGTCAATTAAAAGATTTTACATATACTTTGGATCCACGCGTAGAAAAGTTAATGCAGGCATTCTGGCCGGGCCCTATTTCGTTTATATTGCCGTTAAAGCTAGGCTATCTATGTCGAAAAGTTTCTGGAGGTTTATCATCAGTTGCTGTTAGAATGCCAAGCCATTCTGTAGGTAGACAATTATTACAAATCATAAATGAACCTCTAGCTGCTCCAAGTGCTAATTTAAGTGGTAGACCTTCACCAACAACTTTCAATCATGTATATCAAGATTTGAATGGCCGTATCGATGGTATTGTTCAAGCTGAACAAAGTGAAGAAGGATTAGAAAGTACGGTTTTAGATTGCACATCTTTTCCTTATAAAATTGCAAGACCTGGTTCTATAACAGCAGCAATGATTACAGAAATACTTCCGAATAGTATCGCCCATGCTGATTATAATGATACTGAACAGCCAATTGCACCAGGTATGAAGTATAAGCATTACTCACCCAATACACCACTTACAATTATTACAGATATTGAGAGCAAAATTGGAAATGACGGTAAAGATTGGTCTTCTATAGCTTTTATTGTGCCGAGTAATAAGGTGGCGTTTATACCAAGTGAAGCGCAATTCATTCAATTATGTCAGGATGACAATGATGTTAAACAAGCAAGTCATAATCTTTATGATGTGTTACATTCACTTGATGAAAATGAAAATATTTCAGCGGCGTATATATACGGCTTTGAGCTGAATGATAATACAGAAGCAATTATGAATCGCATGTTAAAAGCTGCAGGTAATCACATTATTAAAGGATGTGAACTATGA
- the prmC gene encoding peptide chain release factor N(5)-glutamine methyltransferase: protein MVNYKEKLDEAIHLTQQKGFEQTRAEWLMLDVFQWTRTDFVVHMHDDMPKAMIMKFDLALQRMLLGEPIQYIVGFASFYGRTFDVNSNCLIPRPETEEVMLHFLQQLEDDATIVDIGTGSGVLAITLKCEKPDLNVIATDISLEAMNMARNNAEKHQSQIQFLTGDALKPLINEGIKLNGLISNPPYIDEKDMVTMSPTVTRFEPHQALFADNHGYAIYESIIEDLPHVMEKGSPVVFEIGYNQGEALKSIILNKFPDKKIDIIKDINGHDRIVSFKW from the coding sequence ATGGTGAATTATAAAGAAAAGTTAGATGAAGCAATTCATTTAACACAACAAAAAGGGTTTGAACAAACACGAGCTGAATGGTTAATGTTAGATGTATTTCAATGGACGCGTACGGACTTTGTAGTCCACATGCATGATGATATGCCGAAAGCGATGATTATGAAGTTCGACTTAGCATTACAACGTATGTTATTAGGAGAGCCTATACAGTATATAGTTGGCTTTGCCTCATTTTATGGTAGAACGTTTGATGTAAACTCAAATTGTTTGATACCAAGACCTGAAACTGAAGAAGTAATGTTGCATTTCTTACAACAGTTAGAAGATGATGCAACAATCGTAGATATCGGAACGGGTAGTGGTGTACTTGCAATTACTTTGAAATGTGAAAAGCCGGATTTAAATGTTATTGCTACTGATATTTCACTTGAAGCAATGAATATGGCTCGTAATAATGCTGAGAAGCATCAATCACAAATACAATTTTTAACAGGGGATGCATTAAAGCCCTTAATTAATGAAGGTATCAAGTTGAACGGCTTGATATCTAATCCACCATATATAGATGAAAAAGATATGGTTACGATGTCTCCAACGGTTACGAGATTCGAACCACATCAGGCATTGTTTGCAGATAACCATGGATATGCTATTTATGAATCAATCATTGAAGATTTACCTCACGTTATGGAAAAAGGCAGCCCAGTTGTTTTTGAAATTGGTTACAATCAAGGTGAGGCACTTAAATCAATAATTTTAAATAAATTTCCTGACAAAAAAATCGACATTATTAAAGATATAAATGGCCACGATCGAATCGTCTCATTTAAATGGTAA
- the prfA gene encoding peptide chain release factor 1 yields the protein MFDQLDIVEERYEQLNELLSDPDVVNDSDKLRKYSKEQADLQKTVDVYRNYKAKKEELADIEEMLSETDDKEEVEMLKEESNGIKAELPNLEEELKILLIPKDPNDDKDVIVEIRAAAGGDEAAIFAGDLMRMYSKYAESQGFKTEIVEASESDHGGYKEISFSVSGNGAYSKLKFENGAHRVQRVPETESGGRIHTSTATVAVLPEVEDVEIEIRNEDLKIDTYRSSGAGGQHVNTTDSAVRITHLPTGVIATSSEKSQIQNREKAMKVLKARLYDMKVQEEQQKYASQRKSAVGTGDRSERIRTYNYPQSRVTDHRIGLTLQKLGQIMEGHLEEIIDALTLSEQTDKLKELNNGEL from the coding sequence GTGTTTGATCAATTAGATATTGTAGAAGAAAGATACGAACAGTTAAATGAACTGTTAAGTGACCCAGATGTTGTAAATGATTCAGATAAATTACGTAAATATTCTAAAGAGCAAGCTGATTTACAAAAAACTGTAGATGTTTATCGTAACTATAAAGCTAAAAAAGAAGAATTAGCTGATATTGAAGAAATGTTAAGTGAGACTGATGATAAAGAAGAAGTAGAAATGTTAAAAGAGGAGAGTAATGGTATTAAAGCTGAACTTCCAAATCTTGAAGAAGAGCTTAAAATATTATTGATTCCTAAAGATCCTAATGATGACAAAGACGTTATTGTAGAAATAAGAGCAGCAGCAGGTGGTGATGAGGCTGCGATTTTTGCTGGTGATTTAATGCGTATGTATTCAAAGTATGCTGAATCACAAGGATTCAAAACTGAAATAGTAGAAGCGTCTGAAAGTGACCATGGTGGTTACAAAGAAATTAGTTTCTCAGTTTCTGGTAATGGCGCGTATAGTAAATTGAAATTTGAAAATGGTGCGCACCGCGTTCAACGTGTGCCTGAAACAGAATCAGGTGGACGTATTCATACTTCAACAGCTACAGTGGCAGTTTTACCAGAAGTTGAAGATGTAGAAATTGAAATTAGAAATGAAGATTTAAAAATCGACACGTATCGTTCAAGTGGTGCAGGTGGTCAGCACGTAAACACAACTGACTCTGCAGTACGTATTACCCATTTACCAACTGGTGTCATTGCAACATCTTCTGAGAAGTCTCAAATTCAAAACCGTGAAAAAGCAATGAAAGTGTTAAAAGCACGTTTATACGATATGAAAGTTCAAGAAGAACAACAAAAGTATGCGTCACAACGTAAATCAGCAGTCGGTACTGGTGATCGTTCAGAACGTATTCGAACTTATAATTATCCACAAAGCCGTGTAACAGACCATCGTATAGGTCTAACGCTTCAAAAATTAGGGCAAATTATGGAAGGCCATTTAGAAGAAATTATAGATGCACTGACTTTATCAGAGCAGACAGATAAATTGAAAGAACTTAATAATGGTGAATTATAA